In a genomic window of Shouchella clausii:
- a CDS encoding SDR family oxidoreductase has protein sequence MRHALITAGTKGLGLQVVEGLLEAGYSVTVTYFSDKEKAETLQQKWAHKKLQLVQADVTKKEDLQMAAAQALSFAGRIDLCIHNAGPYVFEKKKLMDYSEAEWAYMIDGNLNSAFYLLQQVIPVMRKQSFGRIVFYGFQGANSAPGWIYRSAYAAAKVGLVSLMKTISIEEAGHGITANMVCPGNIMGEMKESTIQEARERNDSDTPIGRSGTGEDIARTVLFLCEDDADMVTGTVVEVTGGVDVIHRYR, from the coding sequence ATGAGGCATGCATTGATTACGGCCGGGACGAAAGGGCTGGGCTTACAAGTGGTGGAAGGATTGCTGGAAGCGGGGTACAGTGTAACGGTTACTTATTTCAGTGACAAGGAAAAGGCTGAAACACTCCAACAAAAGTGGGCCCATAAAAAATTGCAGCTTGTCCAAGCGGATGTAACGAAGAAAGAGGACTTGCAAATGGCGGCAGCACAAGCCCTTTCCTTCGCTGGCAGAATCGATTTGTGTATCCATAATGCCGGTCCTTACGTGTTTGAAAAAAAGAAGCTTATGGATTATAGCGAAGCCGAATGGGCATATATGATCGATGGCAACTTGAATTCAGCGTTTTACTTGCTCCAGCAAGTCATCCCCGTTATGCGGAAACAATCATTTGGACGCATTGTTTTTTACGGTTTTCAAGGCGCCAATAGTGCGCCTGGATGGATTTACCGATCCGCTTATGCGGCCGCGAAAGTCGGACTTGTTTCGCTTATGAAAACGATTTCCATCGAAGAGGCAGGGCATGGCATTACTGCCAATATGGTGTGCCCTGGCAATATTATGGGTGAAATGAAAGAATCGACGATTCAAGAGGCACGAGAGCGAAACGACAGTGATACGCCGATTGGACGCTCTGGGACAGGGGAAGATATTGCCAGAACGGTATTGTTTTTATGTGAAGATGATGCTGATATGGTAACAGGAACGGTGGTTGAAGTAACTGGTGGAGTAGACGTCATTCACCGTTACCGGTAA
- a CDS encoding M24 family metallopeptidase: MKLERLQTLQKQMGEKQAWFAFITSKENVFYLTGYRTDPHERLIAFFVFKDSHFLVVPKMEESMVRKAGYDGDILSYSDNENVWENIYARIPKHEHRNLPLICVEERLVSFERIRALQALDKQVLFTDCEGLLMEQRLQKTNEELQTLRAAAAFADRGVELGVAALKTGVTEMEVVAAIEYGLKQQGIREMSFQTTVLFGDHASAPHGKPGNRQLQEGEFVLFDLGVVVDGYCSDITRTVAYGNVSEQEAAIYRTVLKAQEAALAAAKPCAVIGAVDQAARHVITEAGYGAFFPHRLGHGLGIDVHESPSMHQDNHDRLKERMTFTVEPGIYIPDRCGVRIEDDVVITAAGCEAMTSYPKTLDPVPVRL, translated from the coding sequence TTGAAATTGGAACGGCTGCAAACATTGCAAAAGCAAATGGGAGAAAAGCAAGCTTGGTTTGCGTTTATAACAAGCAAAGAAAATGTCTTTTATTTAACTGGTTACCGTACGGACCCCCATGAACGCCTCATTGCCTTTTTTGTTTTTAAAGATAGCCATTTTCTTGTTGTTCCTAAAATGGAAGAAAGCATGGTCAGAAAAGCTGGCTACGATGGCGACATTCTTTCATACAGTGATAATGAAAATGTTTGGGAGAACATTTATGCCCGCATTCCCAAGCACGAACACCGTAACTTGCCACTTATATGTGTAGAAGAACGGCTTGTTTCTTTTGAACGGATTCGCGCTTTACAAGCCCTTGATAAACAGGTTTTGTTTACTGACTGTGAAGGACTTTTAATGGAGCAGCGCCTACAGAAAACAAATGAAGAACTGCAAACATTGCGTGCTGCCGCTGCTTTTGCTGATAGAGGGGTAGAGCTAGGCGTAGCCGCGTTAAAAACTGGCGTAACCGAAATGGAAGTCGTCGCGGCGATTGAATATGGCTTGAAACAACAAGGCATCCGGGAAATGTCATTCCAGACAACCGTCCTCTTTGGTGACCATGCGAGCGCACCACATGGAAAGCCTGGCAACCGCCAATTGCAAGAAGGCGAATTTGTCCTTTTTGACCTTGGCGTCGTTGTAGATGGCTACTGTTCTGACATTACTAGGACCGTTGCCTACGGAAACGTTTCCGAACAGGAGGCCGCTATTTACCGTACAGTCCTTAAAGCGCAAGAAGCCGCGCTCGCTGCTGCGAAGCCATGTGCGGTGATTGGCGCTGTTGACCAAGCTGCACGCCATGTGATCACAGAAGCTGGCTATGGCGCGTTTTTCCCACACCGCCTTGGGCATGGGTTAGGCATTGATGTACATGAGTCTCCCTCCATGCACCAAGACAACCATGACCGTTTAAAAGAACGGATGACCTTTACAGTGGAACCTGGCATCTACATACCAGATCGTTGCGGTGTACGAATTGAAGACGATGTTGTCATTACAGCCGCTGGGTGCGAGGCAATGACAAGCTACCCGAAAACGCTGGACCCTGTGCCTGTTCGCTTGTAA
- a CDS encoding metal-dependent hydrolase yields MKVSYHGHSVVQIETGGKTILIDPFITGNELTDLNADHVKADVILLTHGHNDHVGDTVAIAKRTGALVVAVAELATYMGFQGVENIHPMSIGGAYQFDFGRVKFTQAFHGSSFTEEDSQKIVYTGMPGGILFTAEGKTIYHAGDTALFSDMKLIGERHPIDLAFIPIGDNFTMGPEDAKTATEWIDASLTVPIHYNTFPPIKQDPHAFVNSLQSGKGRVLEVGETIVL; encoded by the coding sequence GTGAAAGTAAGTTACCATGGCCATTCTGTTGTCCAGATTGAAACAGGCGGGAAAACGATTTTAATTGATCCATTTATTACGGGAAATGAATTGACTGATTTAAACGCAGACCACGTGAAAGCCGATGTCATTTTGTTAACACATGGCCATAATGACCATGTCGGCGATACAGTGGCAATTGCCAAGCGTACAGGGGCATTGGTTGTCGCTGTAGCAGAATTAGCAACATACATGGGCTTTCAGGGAGTTGAAAACATTCATCCGATGTCGATTGGCGGAGCGTACCAGTTTGACTTTGGCCGTGTCAAGTTTACACAAGCCTTCCACGGCTCTTCATTCACAGAGGAAGACAGCCAAAAAATTGTCTATACAGGCATGCCAGGCGGCATTCTCTTCACTGCTGAAGGAAAGACCATCTACCATGCAGGCGACACAGCTTTGTTCAGCGACATGAAGCTCATTGGCGAGCGCCATCCTATCGACTTGGCCTTTATTCCAATTGGCGACAACTTTACAATGGGGCCAGAAGATGCAAAAACAGCAACGGAATGGATTGACGCCAGCTTAACTGTTCCAATCCATTACAACACTTTTCCGCCGATTAAACAGGATCCTCATGCTTTTGTTAATAGCCTTCAAAGCGGCAAAGGACGTGTCTTGGAAGTTGGCGAAACGATAGTATTGTAA
- a CDS encoding DRTGG domain-containing protein: MTTKHEQILEYITQLQIGEKISVRSIAKALSVSEGTAYRAIKEAETQGLVSTIERVGTIRIEKKKKENIEKLTFAEVVNIVDGQVLGGRTGLHKTLNRFVIGAMKTEAMMRYVTAGNLLIVGNRYQVHKIALETGAAVLITGGFSTSADAVRLADELNLPIISTSYDTFTVAAMINRAIYDQLIKKEIVLVDDILIPLQDTYYLTVTNTIGKWQEFNERTGHSRYPVVDEAMRVQGMITAKDVFDKPKHWLIEKVMTGDPITVNERTSIAAVAHLMVWQGIELLPVVDQQRKLIGVVSRQDVLKALQTTQRQPHVGETIEEIVTSRMEEKRSGNELLFTCDITPQMTDHVGTVSYGVVMTLMVEAARRTMRKHKRGDLVLENVTLYFLKPVQIDSHISIMPSILEIGRKHGKFDVALYHEGELVGKAMLTAQLIE; the protein is encoded by the coding sequence GTGACGACAAAGCATGAACAAATACTTGAATACATAACACAATTGCAAATAGGAGAAAAAATTTCGGTTCGGTCCATTGCTAAAGCTTTAAGTGTTAGTGAAGGAACTGCGTATCGCGCCATTAAGGAAGCGGAAACGCAAGGGCTTGTTTCGACGATTGAACGGGTTGGCACAATCCGGATCGAAAAAAAGAAAAAAGAAAATATTGAGAAGCTCACTTTCGCAGAGGTCGTTAATATCGTTGATGGACAAGTACTGGGTGGTCGGACAGGCCTTCATAAAACACTAAACCGTTTTGTGATTGGCGCAATGAAAACGGAGGCGATGATGCGCTATGTGACAGCGGGGAACTTGCTCATTGTCGGCAACCGCTACCAAGTGCATAAGATTGCTTTAGAAACAGGGGCAGCTGTCCTTATAACTGGCGGATTTAGCACGAGCGCCGATGCAGTCCGTCTCGCTGATGAACTTAACCTCCCTATCATTTCTACATCCTATGACACCTTTACAGTTGCAGCGATGATCAACCGTGCCATCTACGACCAATTGATAAAAAAAGAAATCGTCTTAGTAGATGACATTTTAATCCCATTGCAGGATACGTACTATTTGACAGTGACGAATACGATTGGCAAATGGCAAGAGTTCAACGAGCGGACAGGGCATAGCCGTTACCCAGTTGTCGATGAGGCAATGAGGGTACAAGGAATGATTACAGCAAAGGATGTATTTGACAAGCCTAAGCATTGGCTGATTGAAAAAGTGATGACTGGCGACCCGATAACGGTCAATGAGCGTACTTCTATAGCCGCCGTTGCCCATTTGATGGTTTGGCAAGGGATTGAGTTGCTCCCTGTTGTCGACCAACAGCGAAAATTGATTGGCGTCGTTAGCCGCCAAGATGTATTGAAGGCCTTGCAAACAACGCAAAGGCAACCACATGTCGGAGAGACGATCGAAGAGATTGTGACAAGCCGGATGGAAGAAAAACGAAGTGGAAATGAGCTGCTTTTCACTTGTGACATTACCCCGCAAATGACTGACCATGTTGGAACCGTTTCTTACGGTGTGGTCATGACGTTGATGGTTGAAGCGGCAAGGCGAACGATGCGGAAGCACAAACGCGGGGATTTGGTGCTAGAAAATGTCACGTTGTATTTTTTGAAGCCTGTACAAATTGATAGCCATATTTCCATCATGCCATCTATATTGGAAATTGGCCGAAAACATGGCAAGTTTGATGTCGCCCTTTACCACGAAGGCGAACTTGTCGGAAAAGCAATGCTTACTGCCCAGTTGATTGAATAG
- a CDS encoding YtpI family protein encodes MGRILIIIAIAAFMFYVITRVRAFRLQDSLEKRILESRARLALGATMTALGVNLAFFSFYTAIQLIVGAVFLIFGLANAIYGFRAHKHYAAQLD; translated from the coding sequence ATGGGCCGTATTTTGATCATTATTGCGATTGCCGCATTTATGTTTTATGTAATTACCCGTGTCCGTGCCTTCCGTTTGCAAGATTCCCTTGAAAAACGGATTCTCGAATCACGGGCCCGCTTGGCTCTAGGCGCCACGATGACTGCCCTTGGCGTTAACTTAGCCTTTTTTTCTTTTTACACCGCCATCCAACTCATTGTCGGAGCCGTCTTTCTCATCTTCGGCCTCGCTAACGCTATTTACGGGTTTCGCGCTCATAAACACTATGCAGCACAACTGGATTAG
- a CDS encoding DHH family phosphoesterase, with the protein MFSIISEHIQKYETIIIHRHVRPDPDALGSQLGLKALIKQAFPEKKVYAVGEEEPSLAFFGKMDTIEDDVYQGALVIVCDTANTERISDQRYKLGEVVIKFDHHPNEEPYGDLVYVDTTVSSTSELVIAFIEVARVFKLTEEAAFLLYGGIVGDTGRFRFRNTTADTLRRTATLLETGFDSNEFYRNLYKRSLNMVRLEGYVLQNFEVIQGKVGVIKLTAEQLHGFGVTANESSLLVNCFADVEGLEAWAFFVEESETKIRCRLRSKSVVINEIAKRHAGGGHPVAAGATAYSWEETEEITTELVEACT; encoded by the coding sequence ATGTTTTCGATCATCAGTGAACACATTCAAAAATATGAGACGATTATTATACACCGTCATGTGCGGCCCGATCCTGACGCCCTCGGCTCACAGCTCGGGCTTAAAGCTTTGATAAAACAGGCGTTTCCTGAGAAAAAGGTCTATGCTGTCGGTGAAGAGGAACCATCGCTGGCTTTTTTCGGGAAAATGGATACGATTGAAGATGATGTATACCAAGGGGCGCTTGTCATTGTTTGTGATACCGCCAATACAGAGCGCATTAGCGACCAACGCTATAAATTAGGGGAAGTCGTTATCAAGTTTGACCATCACCCAAATGAAGAGCCATATGGCGATCTCGTTTATGTTGACACGACCGTTAGTTCCACAAGCGAGTTGGTCATTGCCTTTATAGAAGTAGCACGTGTATTCAAGCTGACAGAAGAGGCTGCTTTCTTGCTCTATGGCGGCATTGTCGGCGATACAGGCCGTTTCCGCTTTCGCAACACGACCGCCGACACGCTCAGGAGAACAGCAACGCTACTTGAAACGGGATTTGACAGCAATGAATTTTATCGGAACTTGTACAAACGTTCATTGAACATGGTTCGCCTTGAAGGATACGTACTGCAAAACTTTGAAGTGATCCAAGGAAAGGTGGGCGTGATCAAGCTGACGGCAGAACAATTACACGGGTTTGGCGTTACAGCCAATGAGTCTTCATTGCTTGTCAATTGCTTTGCTGATGTGGAAGGGTTGGAAGCTTGGGCTTTCTTTGTCGAAGAATCAGAGACGAAAATCCGCTGCCGCTTACGGTCAAAATCAGTAGTGATAAATGAAATCGCTAAACGGCATGCTGGTGGTGGCCATCCAGTTGCAGCAGGGGCGACAGCCTACTCGTGGGAAGAAACAGAGGAAATTACGACTGAACTTGTTGAAGCTTGCACGTGA
- the ytrI gene encoding sporulation membrane protein YtrI, giving the protein MYIPNYRKHRGWLRFFSGILIGTLIGWGFFLAEYGERYDHLYNEMGKQSIIINELRAKNDQLINDITLHNEENLKNLIVQSVTVNLTNSDKYHLSQLNVYELKQQILKELRHLQGTNIETIASIKEVILSAVENKTYTLNNNEYRVKTISFFAMTEMELNVEIIEEKSIR; this is encoded by the coding sequence ATGTATATACCAAACTACAGAAAACACCGAGGCTGGCTTCGCTTTTTTTCAGGTATCCTTATTGGCACATTGATTGGTTGGGGCTTTTTTCTGGCTGAGTACGGCGAACGGTATGATCACTTGTATAATGAGATGGGCAAACAGAGCATTATTATCAATGAATTACGAGCAAAGAATGACCAGCTCATTAACGACATCACGTTGCATAACGAGGAAAACTTAAAGAACCTAATTGTCCAAAGCGTGACTGTCAACTTGACGAATAGCGACAAGTACCACCTTAGCCAATTGAATGTGTATGAATTAAAACAGCAAATTTTAAAGGAACTGCGCCATTTGCAAGGAACCAACATCGAAACAATCGCAAGCATAAAAGAAGTGATCTTAAGCGCAGTCGAAAATAAAACATACACGCTCAACAACAACGAATACCGAGTCAAAACGATTAGCTTCTTTGCTATGACGGAAATGGAGCTTAATGTTGAAATTATTGAAGAAAAAAGCATTCGCTAA
- a CDS encoding YtrH family sporulation protein — MLLTKEMLAHLVMNFFIAFGVMIGGALIGGIGAFLIGKPVLIEIYSLSNSLKIWAIVAAIGGSFEAITKIETGLFSGVHEDIYRTLAMLLVAFCGAQSGTILLRWIVGDPV; from the coding sequence ATGCTTTTGACAAAGGAAATGCTAGCGCATTTAGTCATGAACTTTTTTATTGCGTTCGGCGTGATGATCGGCGGAGCGCTAATTGGCGGCATTGGCGCTTTTTTAATCGGCAAACCGGTGTTAATTGAAATTTACAGCCTTTCCAACAGTTTAAAAATATGGGCAATTGTCGCAGCGATTGGCGGCTCTTTTGAAGCGATCACGAAAATTGAAACGGGCTTGTTCAGCGGCGTCCATGAAGACATTTACCGAACGCTAGCGATGCTGCTTGTTGCTTTTTGCGGCGCCCAATCAGGAACGATTTTACTTCGGTGGATTGTTGGAGACCCCGTCTAA
- a CDS encoding DNA polymerase III subunit alpha, protein MDALITNVYSEYSLLQSTNRVDELVQAAKEAGYTALSLTDRHVLYGAVPFFQSCKKAGIKPLLGLEVTVRLEEKTIPVRMVAKNEEGYRQLVANSTSLGFQTKQAAIELETWKANSTACFIFIPKEAFIAAKGNWLRFWEHLAGGLEAFIELAGGESDHEFAQFANAHQIPCVAAPPIRFLRKEDAPVYQLVRAIGAGTTTTHLELEEGWQRLYLPTANSLKERFPEKALLQARALAEKVAPYLPEEKPRIPAYDGLTVEQADKRLETLCRQGLKARYKAVSIEAERRLEHELAIIAERGYSSYFLIVADFVGYAKKSGILTGPGRGSSASSIVAYTLSITDVDPLAHDLLFERFLNPERASLPDIDVDFPDYRRDEVIAYVRERFGHDRVAQVLTFGTFAARAAIRDVGKALSIRHTFVDRVAKSLTPASLSLSEAQKKGVFQGLESPELDELLFFAKQIEGLPRHASTHAAGVIISDKPLNDKTALQLGIDGHAVTQADMDSLERLGLVKFDFLGLRNLTLLERMLKVIEQEEGVALNLQHIPLNDKATFQLLQQGKSTGIFQLESAGMRQVLKQLQPSQFEDIVATSALYRPGPMAFIPEYIRGKHGHTQAIIPHESLRPIVEPTFGVLVYQEQIMQVVQATANYSLAEADLFRRAISKKQHDVIIQEKRQFIHRAVENGFLPEEAESIFSLIERFANYGFPKSHATAYSFISYWLAYLRVHFPAAFFAALFSSVWQNHEKLYSYINEAKKEGIHVLPPSVCKSGLLFELENGQIRFGLLPIAGVNVQAVNEIISKRGKNSDSNLFMFYARVASTAVNRRVMEALIKAGALDEFGQSRATLLGNLDKAEAFAEQVRSFKASSGGLFTIKPAVPAYLDVTPSTKMEDLEGEREVLGFYLSGHPIENELERLEPFGRIPLAECIPSRKAVRIAGMVIDVKKIVTKKGEAMAFLTLSDESGECSCVAFPQAWKVYEGLFVPHALVFLEGVLEERQGKTQFIIHKAADVLQLNKNKKKQTLYIRLTADKDQPTRLSDLKYVLSQDVGSTQVILYREKEQARTRLADEYSVAPTRKTLQLLKQMFGEENIVLKSDEE, encoded by the coding sequence GTGGATGCCCTGATTACGAATGTTTACAGCGAATACAGCTTACTCCAGTCAACAAACCGGGTGGATGAGCTTGTACAAGCTGCTAAGGAAGCTGGCTACACAGCGCTTTCCCTTACAGATAGACATGTATTATATGGGGCTGTGCCTTTTTTTCAAAGCTGTAAGAAAGCAGGAATCAAGCCGCTGCTTGGCCTCGAAGTGACTGTCCGACTCGAGGAAAAGACAATACCGGTACGGATGGTCGCTAAAAATGAAGAAGGCTATCGCCAACTTGTTGCAAATAGTACATCGCTTGGCTTTCAAACAAAACAGGCGGCGATTGAGCTAGAAACATGGAAAGCAAACAGCACCGCTTGTTTTATTTTTATCCCGAAAGAAGCCTTTATTGCGGCAAAAGGCAATTGGCTGCGCTTTTGGGAGCACCTAGCTGGCGGGCTTGAGGCGTTTATTGAGCTTGCAGGCGGCGAAAGCGACCACGAGTTCGCACAGTTTGCGAACGCCCACCAGATCCCGTGTGTGGCTGCTCCGCCGATCCGGTTTTTGCGCAAAGAGGATGCACCTGTTTACCAACTTGTGCGGGCGATAGGGGCAGGGACGACGACGACTCATCTTGAATTAGAAGAGGGCTGGCAACGCTTGTATCTGCCGACCGCAAACTCGCTGAAAGAACGTTTTCCCGAAAAAGCGCTTCTCCAGGCAAGGGCGCTTGCTGAAAAAGTCGCACCGTATTTGCCCGAAGAAAAGCCGCGGATACCTGCTTACGATGGGCTTACGGTCGAACAAGCAGACAAACGCTTAGAAACGTTATGTCGGCAAGGTTTGAAAGCACGATACAAGGCAGTGTCAATAGAGGCTGAAAGACGGTTGGAACATGAGTTAGCCATTATTGCAGAACGGGGGTATTCCTCGTATTTTTTAATTGTCGCTGACTTTGTCGGCTATGCCAAAAAATCAGGCATTTTAACAGGCCCAGGCAGGGGCTCGTCGGCTAGTTCCATCGTCGCTTATACGTTGTCCATTACCGACGTTGACCCACTAGCCCATGATCTTTTATTCGAACGCTTTTTAAACCCTGAGCGTGCAAGTTTGCCTGATATCGATGTCGATTTTCCAGACTATCGTCGTGATGAAGTGATTGCTTATGTTAGAGAGCGGTTTGGCCATGATCGAGTTGCCCAAGTGTTAACGTTTGGCACGTTTGCAGCACGCGCTGCGATTCGCGACGTTGGAAAGGCGCTGTCGATCCGCCATACTTTTGTGGATCGCGTTGCGAAGTCGTTAACCCCTGCTTCTCTCAGCCTTAGCGAAGCACAGAAAAAAGGCGTCTTTCAAGGCCTTGAATCGCCTGAATTGGACGAGTTGCTTTTTTTCGCTAAGCAAATTGAAGGGTTGCCGAGGCACGCATCGACCCATGCTGCAGGGGTGATTATTAGCGACAAGCCACTCAACGATAAAACAGCGTTGCAGTTAGGGATCGACGGTCATGCAGTGACGCAAGCGGACATGGATAGTTTGGAGCGTCTAGGACTTGTGAAATTTGACTTTCTTGGGCTGCGCAATTTGACGTTGCTTGAACGGATGCTCAAAGTGATTGAACAAGAAGAGGGTGTCGCGCTAAACTTGCAGCACATCCCACTCAATGACAAAGCCACTTTCCAGTTGCTTCAACAAGGGAAATCAACGGGGATTTTCCAACTTGAGTCGGCAGGCATGAGGCAAGTGCTGAAACAGTTGCAGCCAAGCCAGTTTGAAGACATTGTTGCTACAAGTGCTCTTTATCGGCCAGGGCCAATGGCGTTTATTCCAGAATACATCCGTGGCAAACATGGGCACACGCAAGCGATTATCCCCCATGAATCGCTGCGGCCAATTGTCGAGCCGACATTTGGCGTGCTCGTTTACCAAGAGCAAATTATGCAAGTGGTGCAGGCGACGGCCAATTATAGTTTAGCTGAAGCCGATTTGTTCCGGAGGGCCATTAGCAAAAAGCAACATGATGTCATCATTCAAGAAAAACGCCAATTTATTCACCGGGCAGTCGAAAACGGATTTTTGCCCGAAGAGGCAGAGTCTATTTTTTCATTAATTGAGCGGTTTGCCAATTATGGCTTTCCTAAAAGCCATGCGACAGCTTACAGTTTTATTAGCTATTGGCTTGCTTATTTGCGTGTCCATTTTCCAGCTGCCTTTTTTGCTGCGCTCTTTTCCTCTGTTTGGCAAAATCACGAAAAATTGTATTCGTATATAAACGAGGCGAAAAAAGAAGGCATTCATGTGCTGCCTCCGTCTGTTTGCAAAAGCGGTCTGCTATTTGAACTTGAAAATGGTCAAATTCGCTTTGGGCTTTTGCCAATCGCTGGAGTTAACGTCCAAGCGGTCAATGAAATCATAAGCAAGCGGGGAAAAAACAGCGACAGCAACTTGTTTATGTTTTACGCTCGTGTTGCCTCAACAGCTGTCAACCGTCGGGTAATGGAAGCTCTGATTAAAGCTGGGGCATTGGACGAGTTTGGCCAATCGCGAGCGACGCTGCTCGGCAATTTGGATAAAGCAGAAGCTTTTGCTGAGCAAGTCCGTTCGTTTAAAGCATCTTCAGGGGGGCTGTTTACAATCAAGCCTGCCGTTCCAGCTTACTTGGATGTGACGCCGTCTACGAAAATGGAAGATTTAGAAGGGGAGCGTGAAGTGCTTGGCTTTTATTTATCTGGCCACCCAATTGAAAATGAACTAGAGCGGCTAGAACCATTCGGTCGTATCCCTTTAGCTGAATGTATCCCTTCAAGAAAAGCTGTTCGAATCGCCGGAATGGTCATCGATGTAAAAAAAATAGTAACGAAAAAAGGCGAAGCGATGGCCTTTTTGACACTGAGCGACGAATCGGGCGAGTGTAGTTGCGTAGCCTTCCCCCAAGCGTGGAAAGTATACGAAGGGCTGTTCGTCCCCCACGCCTTAGTGTTTTTAGAAGGCGTATTAGAAGAACGGCAAGGAAAAACGCAGTTTATTATCCATAAAGCAGCTGATGTTTTGCAACTAAACAAGAACAAGAAAAAACAAACGCTCTATATTCGTCTAACGGCAGACAAAGATCAGCCGACACGCCTGAGCGACTTAAAATATGTGCTAAGCCAAGATGTCGGTTCGACACAAGTGATTCTTTACAGAGAAAAAGAACAGGCGCGAACCCGCCTTGCAGATGAATACAGCGTCGCCCCAACAAGGAAGACGCTTCAGTTATTAAAACAAATGTTTGGCGAAGAGAATATTGTGCTAAAAAGCGACGAAGAGTAA
- a CDS encoding NAD(P)-dependent malic enzyme, protein MHRINQGKLESKAKVPVKDARDLSLAYSPGVAEPCKEIFEDVETVYEYTMKGNMVAVVSNGTAVLGLGNIGPEASLPVMEGKAVLFKSFAGVDAFPICLRSNDVDEIVNTVKLLEPTFGGVNLEDIAAPDCFVIEERLKKETNIPIFHDDQHGTAIVTLAGLINALKISGKKLSEIKVVANGAGAAGIAIIKLMLRMGVRNIIMCDTKGAIYEGRPYGMNAVKETVAKRTNMNKEEGKLEDVIKGADVFIGVSVEGAVTKEMVESMNDNPIIFAMANPVPEIMPEDAKAAGASVIGTGRSDFPNQVNNVLAFPGIFRGALDARATHINEEMKVAAVYAIANLVSEEELSVDYVIPAPFDSRVAPAVAAAVAKKAMETGVARVKVDPEEVAEKTRKLAIID, encoded by the coding sequence ATGCACCGGATAAACCAAGGAAAACTAGAATCAAAAGCGAAAGTCCCAGTAAAGGATGCCAGAGACTTAAGCTTAGCCTATTCCCCAGGTGTAGCCGAACCGTGCAAAGAAATTTTTGAAGATGTTGAAACGGTGTATGAGTACACGATGAAAGGGAATATGGTTGCTGTCGTCAGCAATGGCACAGCCGTACTTGGCCTCGGCAACATTGGCCCTGAAGCTTCCCTCCCTGTTATGGAAGGAAAAGCGGTTTTATTTAAGTCGTTTGCCGGAGTAGATGCTTTTCCAATTTGCCTCCGTTCGAATGATGTCGATGAAATTGTCAATACGGTGAAGTTGCTTGAGCCGACGTTCGGCGGTGTCAACTTAGAAGATATTGCGGCGCCAGACTGCTTTGTAATTGAAGAGCGGCTAAAAAAGGAGACAAATATTCCAATTTTCCACGATGACCAGCATGGGACAGCGATTGTTACCCTTGCAGGCTTAATCAACGCTCTTAAAATCAGCGGCAAAAAACTGTCAGAAATCAAAGTCGTCGCTAATGGCGCAGGAGCTGCTGGGATCGCCATCATTAAATTGATGCTCCGCATGGGTGTGCGCAACATTATTATGTGCGATACGAAAGGCGCTATCTATGAAGGACGCCCATACGGGATGAATGCAGTCAAAGAAACGGTTGCAAAACGGACAAACATGAATAAAGAAGAAGGCAAGCTTGAAGATGTCATTAAAGGGGCCGACGTGTTTATCGGTGTATCCGTTGAAGGGGCAGTCACAAAAGAAATGGTTGAAAGCATGAATGACAACCCGATTATTTTTGCCATGGCCAACCCTGTTCCAGAAATTATGCCAGAAGATGCGAAAGCAGCAGGTGCTTCGGTTATTGGTACAGGTCGTTCTGACTTCCCGAACCAAGTGAATAATGTTTTGGCTTTTCCAGGAATTTTCCGCGGAGCGCTAGATGCCCGTGCTACCCATATTAACGAAGAGATGAAAGTGGCGGCTGTTTATGCAATTGCCAATTTAGTTTCTGAAGAAGAATTGTCTGTTGATTATGTGATCCCGGCGCCATTTGACTCTCGCGTTGCCCCAGCAGTAGCGGCGGCAGTAGCTAAAAAAGCGATGGAAACAGGAGTTGCCCGCGTAAAAGTAGACCCGGAAGAAGTAGCTGAAAAAACACGGAAATTAGCGATTATTGATTGA